One genomic window of Caminibacter pacificus includes the following:
- a CDS encoding M99 family carboxypeptidase catalytic domain-containing protein: MNRIFLLLIFSLSWLFGKLYIELPQKRIDYFYIKGHSKGSKIVIVGGIHGNETGGFTTAEYLKNLKIDKGEILVIPRANPIGIMANVRGYNGDMNKKFDNKNPKDKDYRFVVEIERLILKFKPKLLLSLHDGYGFVIRNKNAWGQAIIIDENRYGDFNLRKIAKFVKKESNKHLRYKIDIKNTHTFTKKGAYNKNGLTGWSLKNYILAFALEASKNISLKERIKTHLEMINNFLRYYKISSNINELKRDIKIKYPKVKVKLLINNKYVEVSKKITLVLKPATKIKVLNLPGGVYLKPRGIDLNWRSFYFKNVIFDVMYGNKRLFTFQIKEKN, from the coding sequence ATGAATAGAATTTTTTTATTACTAATATTTTCTTTATCATGGTTGTTTGGTAAGTTGTATATTGAATTGCCGCAAAAAAGAATAGATTACTTTTATATAAAAGGACATAGCAAAGGGTCTAAGATTGTTATTGTCGGAGGGATTCACGGAAATGAAACGGGTGGATTTACAACTGCCGAATATTTAAAAAATTTAAAAATAGATAAAGGTGAAATTTTAGTAATTCCAAGAGCCAATCCTATCGGGATAATGGCTAATGTGCGTGGATATAACGGGGATATGAATAAAAAATTCGATAATAAAAATCCAAAAGATAAAGATTATCGTTTTGTTGTAGAAATAGAGAGGTTGATATTAAAGTTTAAACCGAAACTTCTTTTATCGTTACATGACGGATACGGCTTTGTAATAAGAAATAAAAATGCTTGGGGACAAGCGATAATTATAGATGAGAATAGATATGGGGATTTTAATTTAAGGAAAATTGCTAAGTTTGTTAAAAAAGAATCCAATAAGCATTTAAGGTATAAAATAGATATAAAAAATACTCATACATTTACGAAAAAAGGAGCTTATAATAAAAACGGATTGACGGGTTGGAGTTTGAAAAACTATATTTTAGCTTTTGCTTTGGAAGCTTCGAAGAATATTTCTTTAAAAGAAAGAATCAAAACTCATCTTGAGATGATTAATAATTTTTTAAGATATTACAAAATTAGTTCGAATATAAATGAACTGAAAAGAGATATAAAAATCAAATATCCGAAAGTAAAAGTTAAGCTTTTGATAAATAATAAATATGTTGAGGTTAGCAAAAAAATTACTCTTGTTTTAAAACCGGCCACTAAAATAAAAGTTCTTAATTTACCTGGGGGAGTTTATTTGAAGCCAAGAGGAATAGATTTGAATTGGAGAAGTTTTTATTTTAAAAATGTGATTTTTGATGTGATGTACGGAAATAAAAGGCTTTTTACATTTCAAATAAAAGAGAAAAATTAA
- a CDS encoding M23 family metallopeptidase, with translation MNTKNKKDYKILLFLLFIPVFLFAEIFIYNPVVKNGEAVLIFSNQKPEFIKVFNKKYQFFPTITNKKYKFYTLIPVSYYQKSGVYEIKAVFKNEIDTKKLVVKKGNYKKEFLKVAKKHVSPPKSLIKRIKSEYKEAMKIYNTFDKHIYWHDKFVLPIKSSVTSSFGNARMFNGVLRSYHTGIDYKAKKGTPIKAVNDGVVVLAKKRYFAGNSVVVSHGRGVYSCYYHLSKIVVKKAQKVKKGEIVGLSGQTGRVTGPHLHFSMWLDGVIVNPSYLITLLNKI, from the coding sequence TTGAATACAAAAAACAAAAAGGATTATAAAATCCTTCTTTTTCTTCTATTTATTCCAGTTTTCTTATTTGCCGAAATTTTCATTTACAATCCAGTTGTTAAAAACGGTGAAGCGGTTTTGATTTTTAGTAATCAAAAGCCTGAATTTATAAAAGTTTTTAATAAAAAATATCAGTTTTTCCCTACAATTACGAATAAAAAATATAAATTTTATACTTTAATTCCCGTCAGTTACTATCAAAAAAGCGGTGTTTATGAAATTAAAGCCGTTTTTAAAAATGAAATTGATACAAAAAAGTTAGTTGTTAAAAAAGGAAATTACAAAAAAGAGTTTTTAAAAGTAGCAAAAAAACATGTCTCTCCTCCTAAAAGCTTAATCAAAAGAATAAAATCCGAATACAAAGAAGCGATGAAAATCTACAATACTTTCGATAAACATATATATTGGCACGATAAGTTCGTTTTGCCGATTAAATCTTCCGTAACTTCATCGTTTGGAAATGCAAGGATGTTTAACGGAGTGTTGAGAAGTTATCATACCGGAATAGATTACAAAGCTAAAAAAGGTACACCTATAAAAGCGGTGAATGACGGAGTAGTAGTGCTTGCAAAAAAGAGGTATTTTGCCGGTAATTCAGTTGTGGTTTCTCACGGAAGAGGAGTGTATAGCTGTTATTATCATCTAAGTAAAATAGTCGTAAAAAAAGCTCAAAAAGTAAAAAAAGGCGAGATTGTCGGCTTAAGCGGGCAAACCGGCAGAGTTACGGGGCCTCATTTGCATTTTTCCATGTGGCTTGATGGCGTAATAGTCAATCCTTCTTATCTAATTACACTTCTAAATAAAATATAA
- a CDS encoding RHS repeat-associated core domain-containing protein, producing MLKTHTHTSGENTTQKNYYYRARYYDPTIQRFLSEDPIGFASGDFNFYRYVGDNPVNFVDPWGLWTKLCSRKLGDKKGPDRSIYNPISHQYLVVNNKIFSFQAGGNSFLDMIWSQGRVEIGDSSGELSNRDSCVVVLSDEYDNDVYQAIKEEGEPKYNVLAYPGTVMYTFGARNCQSYARDIILKAIILHLKRKF from the coding sequence ATACTCAAAACCCATACACATACATCGGGAGAGAATACGACACAGAAGAACTATTACTATAGAGCCAGATACTATGACCCTACGATTCAAAGATTCCTAAGCGAAGACCCAATAGGCTTTGCGAGTGGGGATTTTAACTTTTACAGATACGTAGGGGATAATCCGGTTAATTTTGTGGACCCGTGGGGATTATGGACAAAGCTTTGTTCTAGAAAATTAGGAGATAAGAAAGGTCCAGATAGAAGTATATACAATCCAATAAGTCATCAATATTTAGTAGTAAATAATAAAATATTTAGCTTTCAAGCAGGTGGAAATTCATTTTTAGATATGATATGGTCCCAAGGACGTGTTGAAATTGGTGATAGTTCTGGTGAGTTATCAAATAGAGATAGTTGTGTAGTTGTTTTATCTGATGAATATGATAATGATGTTTACCAAGCAATAAAGGAAGAAGGGGAACCAAAATATAATGTTTTAGCTTATCCAGGTACAGTTATGTATACATTTGGGGCAAGAAATTGTCAGTCGTATGCAAGAGATATTATTTTGAAAGCGATAATATTGCATCTAAAAAGAAAGTTTTAA
- the nadC gene encoding carboxylating nicotinate-nucleotide diphosphorylase, with the protein MNLMKHQIVDFLKQVLNEDIGRGDLARELIKGNTKAKIVAKSEGIIAGIEYIKYFSELADVKFDFNFEDGSEYKKGDIIFEVYGSAKDILSIERSMLNILQHASGIASNAFEFIKKIDGHLKILDTRKTRPLLRTFEKYAAKCGGVTNHRLGLDDCLMLKDTHLATFRSIADAITIAREHIPFTTKIEVECETERQAREAMAAGADIVMCDNMDFDTIKRVVEFRDQTYPYVLLEASGNVTLDNIDEFIKTGVDAISSGAIIHQATFKDFSMKII; encoded by the coding sequence ATGAATCTAATGAAACATCAAATAGTCGACTTTCTAAAACAAGTCCTAAACGAGGATATTGGCAGAGGTGATTTGGCAAGAGAACTTATCAAAGGTAACACTAAAGCCAAAATAGTTGCAAAAAGTGAAGGTATTATCGCCGGAATAGAATATATTAAATATTTTAGCGAACTTGCTGATGTTAAATTTGATTTTAATTTCGAAGACGGAAGCGAATATAAAAAAGGCGACATTATTTTTGAAGTGTACGGAAGTGCAAAAGATATATTATCAATAGAAAGAAGTATGCTAAATATTCTCCAACACGCAAGCGGTATAGCCAGCAATGCTTTTGAATTCATAAAAAAAATAGACGGACATTTAAAAATTTTAGATACGAGAAAAACAAGACCTCTTTTAAGAACATTCGAAAAATACGCCGCAAAATGCGGTGGAGTCACAAACCACAGACTCGGACTTGACGATTGTCTGATGCTCAAAGACACTCACTTAGCGACTTTTAGGTCTATTGCTGATGCTATCACTATTGCAAGAGAGCATATTCCGTTTACTACGAAAATAGAAGTGGAATGCGAAACCGAACGCCAAGCAAGAGAAGCTATGGCAGCCGGTGCCGATATCGTAATGTGCGATAATATGGACTTCGATACGATAAAAAGAGTCGTAGAATTCAGAGACCAAACATACCCTTACGTATTACTTGAAGCCAGCGGAAACGTAACACTTGATAACATAGACGAATTCATCAAAACGGGAGTTGACGCAATAAGCAGCGGCGCTATTATTCACCAAGCGACATTCAAAGATTTTTCAATGAAAATCATATAA
- a CDS encoding YdcH family protein encodes MFKECCPELIPVMEELAKENPHIDKLIQRHAELNKIIDEVEAGREHMEELELEKLKKEKLHIKDEVYQAVLEYKKQKGL; translated from the coding sequence ATGTTTAAAGAATGTTGCCCTGAATTAATCCCCGTAATGGAAGAACTTGCAAAAGAAAATCCTCATATCGATAAACTAATCCAAAGACACGCGGAACTTAATAAAATCATCGACGAAGTTGAAGCCGGTAGAGAACATATGGAAGAGCTTGAACTTGAAAAACTAAAAAAAGAAAAACTTCATATAAAAGACGAAGTATATCAAGCGGTGCTTGAATACAAAAAACAAAAAGGATTATAA
- a CDS encoding DUF6858 family protein encodes MKQMVLQEKYPVFVLDIDKNETHYKSAQEIIEYFKEKINAHPVATYIGEFDHFTHTKNLPEGEIAPEIKDCKIVMFCFGNKLPNGKISAVRPRSIGVTEFEDKFEIAFLEAPALIANEVMESWVKELKNNL; translated from the coding sequence ATGAAACAAATGGTACTTCAAGAAAAATACCCTGTATTCGTACTTGATATCGATAAAAACGAAACTCACTACAAAAGCGCACAAGAAATTATCGAATATTTCAAAGAAAAAATCAATGCTCATCCGGTAGCTACTTATATCGGAGAATTCGACCACTTCACTCACACTAAAAATTTACCTGAAGGCGAAATCGCACCTGAAATCAAAGATTGTAAAATAGTAATGTTTTGTTTTGGAAACAAACTTCCAAACGGAAAAATCTCAGCTGTAAGACCAAGAAGCATCGGTGTTACTGAATTCGAAGACAAATTCGAAATAGCATTTTTAGAAGCTCCGGCTTTAATCGCAAACGAAGTAATGGAAAGCTGGGTAAAAGAGCTAAAAAACAACCTTTAA
- a CDS encoding ATP-binding protein gives MDFTKFFNEQFELINKLDLEFKRSVYDLVDIENNKLTALLGQRGVGKTTILLQKLKEINSDNALYISVDNPYFSIVNLYEFAKKFEQYGGEYLFIDEIHKYKDIASHLKAIYDMTNLKVIVSGSSLLQIYKEADLSRRVYEIKVPVLSFREFLEIKGYKFNKYSIDEIVNNHLEIAKIISSQIKPLKYFKEYLEYGGYPFFLEGISSYKQKLLNILNYIIEVDLPYTANISYANIDKLKRLIYLLAISVPFTPNIQELSQKTGISRPSLLEYLYLLEKSEILINLHFKSRGTSKLQKPDKIYLNNTNLIRAITDNSNIGNERETFFVNQVKSYFLNKKSFFDENIVLAKNGDFIVGDYTFEIGGKNKDFKQIKGIENSFIISDDIEIGFKNKIPLYLFGFLY, from the coding sequence ATGGATTTTACAAAGTTTTTCAACGAACAGTTTGAGCTGATAAACAAATTAGATTTGGAATTTAAAAGAAGTGTTTATGATTTAGTGGATATTGAAAATAACAAATTAACGGCACTACTTGGTCAAAGAGGTGTCGGAAAGACTACTATTCTTCTTCAAAAATTAAAAGAAATAAACAGCGACAACGCTCTTTATATTTCTGTTGACAATCCTTATTTTTCTATCGTTAATCTTTATGAGTTTGCCAAAAAGTTCGAGCAGTACGGGGGCGAATATCTTTTTATTGACGAAATTCATAAATACAAAGACATTGCATCCCATTTAAAAGCGATATATGATATGACAAATTTAAAGGTAATAGTTTCAGGCTCATCTTTACTTCAAATTTATAAAGAAGCGGATTTAAGCAGACGGGTTTATGAGATAAAAGTACCGGTATTGTCTTTTAGAGAGTTTTTGGAGATTAAAGGTTATAAATTTAATAAATATTCAATAGATGAAATAGTAAATAATCATTTAGAAATAGCCAAAATTATCAGCTCACAAATTAAGCCTCTTAAATATTTCAAGGAGTATTTGGAATACGGGGGCTATCCATTCTTTTTAGAAGGGATAAGTTCTTACAAACAAAAGCTTTTAAACATATTAAATTACATTATTGAAGTTGACTTACCGTATACCGCAAATATCTCGTATGCAAATATAGACAAACTAAAAAGACTCATTTACCTGCTTGCTATATCTGTTCCTTTTACACCGAATATTCAAGAGTTATCCCAAAAAACAGGGATTTCAAGGCCTTCTTTGCTTGAATATCTGTATCTTTTGGAAAAAAGTGAGATTTTAATAAACCTTCATTTCAAATCAAGAGGCACGTCAAAACTTCAAAAACCGGACAAAATTTATTTAAACAATACAAATCTCATAAGGGCTATTACTGATAATTCAAATATAGGAAATGAAAGAGAAACGTTTTTTGTAAATCAGGTTAAAAGTTACTTTTTGAACAAAAAAAGTTTTTTTGATGAAAATATCGTTTTGGCAAAAAACGGAGATTTTATTGTAGGTGATTATACGTTTGAAATCGGAGGTAAAAACAAAGATTTTAAACAGATAAAAGGGATTGAAAACAGCTTTATTATCAGTGACGATATTGAAATAGGGTTTAAAAATAAAATCCCTCTTTATCTTTTCGGGTTTTTGTATTAG
- a CDS encoding PhoH family protein: MGIGPVKEFKEYVKNKFNKDLQPWDFLITNDGMRDLAYCYNPNKGIERIDNIPETSKLRIKNAKIFEPLDIYQKCAIYAMVEAPASLITGRFGSGKTLLATATALALTKKKIFITRPPIGISSDYDIGFLPGSKDEKMLEWAGGFLSALNYLFRDIKGYNYDNIKSQLFFEKFEIIPLNMIQGVSILEGEILIVDEVQLVTREYMSMILSRMSEGSKLFLLGDLHQTYSTIDKQDSGLFRLQQVLPHEALAWVDLQKIYRNKLTEIAIKLLE; the protein is encoded by the coding sequence ATGGGTATAGGACCCGTTAAAGAATTCAAAGAATACGTAAAAAATAAATTTAACAAAGACTTACAACCTTGGGATTTCCTAATTACAAACGACGGAATGAGAGACCTTGCATACTGCTATAACCCTAACAAAGGTATCGAAAGAATTGACAATATTCCCGAAACCAGCAAACTCAGAATCAAAAACGCCAAAATTTTCGAACCGCTTGATATTTATCAAAAATGCGCTATTTACGCAATGGTAGAAGCTCCCGCTTCATTAATTACAGGAAGATTCGGAAGCGGAAAAACACTTCTTGCAACAGCCACAGCTTTAGCGTTGACTAAAAAAAAGATATTCATAACAAGACCGCCTATCGGTATCAGCAGTGATTACGACATCGGATTTTTACCGGGAAGCAAAGATGAAAAAATGCTCGAATGGGCTGGAGGATTTTTGAGTGCGTTAAATTACCTATTTAGAGATATAAAAGGCTACAACTACGACAATATCAAATCCCAACTTTTCTTTGAAAAATTCGAAATAATCCCTTTAAATATGATTCAGGGGGTATCGATTTTAGAAGGCGAGATTTTAATAGTTGACGAAGTTCAGCTCGTTACGCGCGAATATATGAGTATGATTTTGTCGCGTATGAGTGAGGGAAGCAAACTCTTTTTACTTGGAGACTTACACCAAACCTACTCCACTATAGACAAACAAGACAGTGGTCTGTTTAGACTCCAACAAGTACTCCCTCACGAAGCGCTTGCGTGGGTTGATTTGCAAAAAATATACAGAAACAAACTAACCGAAATAGCAATAAAACTTTTAGAGTAA
- a CDS encoding RHS repeat-associated core domain-containing protein produces the protein MIKHTKTKETNNPYTYTGREYDSEELYYYRARYYDPTIQRFLSEDPIGFASGDFNFYRYVGDNPVNFVDPSGEFLQYVIIGLGTAWGIYEFYQKVKVYFDFAKNTSNNFSGKQKEEKNCSAIKDLIKRYECYDKVRKKYLYKQINDTCTFGKEVTPDIKTLRYK, from the coding sequence ATAATTAAACATACAAAGACAAAAGAAACAAACAACCCATACACATACACCGGTAGGGAATACGACAGTGAAGAGCTGTATTACTATAGAGCGAGATATTATGACCCAACGATTCAGAGATTCTTAAGCGAAGACCCGATAGGCTTTGCCTCAGGAGACTTTAACTTTTACAGATACGTAGGGGATAATCCGGTTAATTTCGTGGATCCGAGTGGGGAGTTTTTACAATATGTTATTATTGGGCTTGGAACAGCTTGGGGTATTTACGAATTTTATCAAAAAGTAAAAGTTTATTTTGATTTTGCAAAAAACACTTCAAATAATTTTTCTGGTAAACAAAAAGAAGAAAAAAATTGTAGTGCAATAAAAGATTTGATAAAAAGATATGAATGTTATGACAAAGTTAGAAAAAAATATTTATATAAACAAATCAATGATACATGTACCTTTGGAAAAGAGGTTACTCCCGATATAAAAACGTTAAGGTATAAGTAA
- a CDS encoding RHS repeat-associated core domain-containing protein yields MARYYDPTIQRFISEDPIGFASGDFNFYRYVGDNPVNFTDPSGKVADSIKNAVSNALGLCKMNGDMNCDFILKRGRNFCIKNAGFGMYICMQAVTEMYGECMFDNVKCWKQGDKNETCK; encoded by the coding sequence ATTGCAAGATACTATGACCCTACGATTCAAAGATTCATCTCAGAAGACCCGATAGGCTTTGCGAGTGGGGATTTTAACTTTTACAGATACGTAGGGGATAATCCGGTTAATTTTACGGATCCGAGTGGGAAAGTTGCAGATAGTATTAAAAATGCAGTCAGTAATGCTTTGGGATTATGTAAAATGAATGGTGATATGAATTGTGATTTTATTTTAAAGAGAGGGAGAAATTTTTGTATAAAAAATGCAGGATTTGGTATGTATATTTGTATGCAAGCTGTAACAGAGATGTATGGAGAATGTATGTTTGATAATGTAAAATGTTGGAAACAAGGAGATAAAAATGAAACGTGTAAATAA
- a CDS encoding M99 family carboxypeptidase catalytic domain-containing protein, with protein sequence MNRRNFLKTATLLSVGTPLFAKNDSRLYIELPKKPFEYYEKKGKQKGGRVLIIGGIHGNEIGAYKAANMLVDTDLKKGEMLIIPRSNFTSILADVRGYNGDMNRKFESISKNDPDYHYVELLKEAILSYKPDVVISMHDGFGFAIENKRAWGQSVVIDELKYKNFELYKEAKFVQENANKYLKRKLAIINTKTFTGTIHKEQKKALTGWCLKHDVKAFCIEASKQLPSIHDKIHTHLVMLREFFKIYNIELDGGIDYLVDNIDKLNRLKKPKITLEINGKKEILTYSKLLKVPSKSEIKVVSIEGQRGDFIVPHGVNLNWRSFHFNNLRFHIKNDYKTLYHIDIKRV encoded by the coding sequence TTGAATAGGAGAAATTTTTTAAAGACTGCGACACTTTTAAGTGTCGGTACGCCGTTGTTTGCTAAAAACGACAGTAGATTGTATATCGAGCTGCCTAAGAAGCCTTTTGAATACTACGAAAAAAAAGGCAAACAAAAAGGCGGCAGAGTATTGATTATAGGTGGTATTCACGGAAACGAAATAGGTGCATATAAAGCTGCCAATATGCTTGTGGATACCGATTTGAAAAAAGGTGAAATGTTAATAATCCCAAGAAGTAATTTCACTTCAATTTTAGCCGATGTCAGAGGTTATAACGGAGATATGAACCGAAAATTCGAATCAATTTCAAAAAACGATCCCGATTATCATTATGTAGAGCTTTTAAAAGAGGCGATTTTAAGCTATAAACCCGATGTAGTAATCTCTATGCATGACGGATTCGGATTTGCTATAGAAAACAAAAGAGCTTGGGGACAAAGCGTAGTGATTGACGAGCTTAAGTATAAAAATTTCGAGTTATATAAAGAAGCGAAATTCGTTCAAGAAAACGCAAATAAATATTTAAAACGAAAACTTGCGATTATCAACACCAAAACATTCACCGGCACTATTCATAAAGAACAAAAAAAAGCGTTAACCGGATGGTGCTTAAAACACGACGTAAAAGCGTTTTGTATCGAAGCGTCAAAACAATTGCCGTCCATTCACGATAAAATCCATACTCATCTTGTAATGTTAAGAGAATTTTTTAAAATATATAATATCGAACTTGATGGAGGAATCGACTATTTAGTTGATAATATCGATAAATTAAACAGACTCAAAAAACCAAAAATTACTCTTGAGATAAACGGAAAAAAAGAGATTTTAACATATTCGAAATTACTAAAAGTTCCTTCTAAAAGCGAGATAAAAGTAGTTAGTATCGAAGGTCAAAGAGGGGATTTTATAGTACCTCACGGAGTTAATTTGAATTGGAGAAGTTTTCATTTTAATAATTTGAGATTTCATATCAAAAACGATTATAAAACATTGTATCATATCGATATAAAAAGAGTATAA
- a CDS encoding serine dehydratase subunit alpha family protein, which yields MYGAKEIILSEIKPALGCTEPAAIALNAAYLREYGVYDENLKLTINTNLLKNAMYVPIPNTSKRFGVKLAFALGYLFGDVNDELNIFKNLNEEKVKKALKFSEKVKVELIEGSELFIKSENTYAEAVTIKFHDNIEYVISKGELKEFENHQEEVEVKSYVLEDKPFDIVYDLIEQEKSFEFVREAVELNMALAEYGMNHDVGINVSKQFSGDSLKDKICKITTSASDSRMDGVNMPAMSLTGSGNHGISATLPVWVYAKEKGFREEEALKAVALSMLITIYVKLFIGRLSVICGAAVASGCGVAGAIAYLESDRETSKKAVKHVIQNISTLLCDGGKMACSLKVLQGASVGYDSAKFVLNAMQVYEDGIMFEDVTKTIKALKGIKEKMSGVDEEVVKIMKEKLL from the coding sequence ATGTATGGCGCAAAAGAGATAATTCTAAGCGAAATCAAACCTGCACTTGGTTGTACCGAACCTGCCGCTATTGCTTTAAATGCCGCTTATCTAAGAGAGTATGGGGTTTATGATGAAAATTTAAAGCTAACCATTAATACTAACCTTCTAAAAAACGCAATGTACGTACCTATCCCCAATACCTCTAAAAGATTTGGTGTGAAACTTGCCTTTGCTTTGGGGTATCTTTTCGGAGATGTAAATGACGAACTTAATATATTTAAAAATTTAAACGAAGAAAAAGTAAAAAAGGCCTTAAAATTCAGTGAAAAAGTAAAAGTTGAATTGATTGAAGGAAGCGAGCTTTTTATAAAAAGCGAAAATACCTATGCCGAGGCCGTAACGATTAAATTTCACGACAATATCGAATATGTAATTTCAAAAGGTGAATTAAAAGAGTTTGAAAATCATCAAGAAGAGGTTGAAGTTAAAAGTTATGTACTTGAAGATAAACCTTTTGATATCGTTTATGATTTGATAGAGCAAGAGAAAAGTTTCGAGTTTGTAAGAGAGGCTGTTGAACTTAATATGGCGTTGGCCGAATATGGGATGAATCACGATGTAGGAATAAACGTCTCAAAACAATTTTCAGGCGATTCTTTAAAAGATAAAATATGCAAAATAACTACGAGTGCGAGCGATTCGAGAATGGATGGTGTGAATATGCCCGCTATGAGTCTCACAGGAAGTGGCAATCACGGGATAAGTGCGACGCTTCCGGTGTGGGTGTATGCGAAAGAAAAAGGTTTTAGAGAAGAGGAGGCGTTAAAAGCGGTTGCTTTAAGTATGCTTATAACTATTTACGTTAAGCTTTTTATCGGAAGACTCTCGGTAATATGCGGTGCGGCGGTTGCTAGCGGATGCGGAGTGGCAGGAGCTATCGCTTATCTTGAGAGTGATAGAGAAACTTCAAAAAAAGCGGTAAAACACGTGATTCAAAACATCAGTACCCTTTTGTGTGACGGCGGAAAAATGGCTTGTTCGCTAAAAGTATTGCAAGGTGCGTCGGTAGGATATGATAGCGCCAAATTCGTCTTAAACGCAATGCAGGTGTATGAAGACGGTATAATGTTTGAGGATGTTACGAAAACAATAAAAGCCTTAAAAGGTATAAAAGAAAAGATGAGCGGAGTTGATGAGGAAGTCGTAAAAATAATGAAAGAGAAATTACTCTAA